In one Silene latifolia isolate original U9 population chromosome 10, ASM4854445v1, whole genome shotgun sequence genomic region, the following are encoded:
- the LOC141607822 gene encoding uncharacterized protein LOC141607822: MGSYNEDILCDVVPMDACHVLLGRPWQYDRDVVHRGRSNEYELVSKGKRIIFKPIAPSEVRSMSAKRGKDASMTILASEQEVDEAIVDGDQVYLMVVNETPSDGEKDERLTSLLEEFKDVFPEELPSGLPPIRGIEHQINILPGAPLPNKDAYRCNPIETKELQRQIEELMERAYVRESISPCPSLCYLFQRRMERGGYALTVEP; encoded by the coding sequence ATGGGATCTTATAACGAAGACATTTTGTGTGACGTCGTACCCATGGATGCTTGCCATGTCCTATTAGGACGGCCTTGGCAGTATGACCGAGATGTGGTGCATCGCGGTCGGAGCAACGAATACGAGTTGGTGAGTAAGGGTAAAAGGATTATCTTTAAACCAATAGCGCCTAGTGAGGTGCGTTCCATGAGTGCCAAGCGTGGGAAGGACGCTAGCATGACCATCCTTGCTAGTGAGCAAGAAGTGGACGAAGCCATTGTCGATGGCGACCAAGTTTACTTGATGGTGGTCAATGAGACTCCTAGCGATGGAGAAAAGGATGAACGATTGACCTCGCTCTTAGAGGAGTTCAAGGATGTCTTCCCTGAGGAACTACCCAGTGGTTTACCACCTATTCGTGGAATCGAACACCAAATCAATATCCTACCCGGGGCTCCCTTACCAAACAAAGACGCCTATCGGTGCAATCCGATAGAAACCAAGGAGTTGCAGCGACAAATCGAGGAGTTAATGGAACGAGCCTATGTACGCGAGAGCATAAGTCCATGTCCGTCCCTATGCTACTTGTTCCAAAGAAGGATGGAACGTGGCGGATATGCATTGACAGTCGAGCCGTGA